One Rubidibacter lacunae KORDI 51-2 genomic region harbors:
- a CDS encoding DUF928 domain-containing protein → MTPLTISSRAIAMAIALGSIPATALAQSTASDRSAKDANVSLPEPPENGTPGGDPTPGATRPESSCALDPQQPELTALYANRGHDVTAFEQPTFWFYVPLAREQVAGAQFVLLNATERKTLHRHREIAVPNAPGFFSVTLPPEVGLEAGGLYRWYFLLDCAPDRTEDPDLVVSGWVRRMLGNRFPMGGPLDNPSNDAIAEIAERLAAEPDDPSHQQSWMELLETLGRAELIGVPFIGME, encoded by the coding sequence ATGACACCATTAACAATTTCGTCCCGCGCGATCGCTATGGCGATCGCGCTTGGATCGATCCCGGCAACAGCCCTCGCTCAATCCACTGCGTCGGATCGTTCCGCCAAGGATGCGAATGTATCGCTCCCCGAGCCGCCCGAGAACGGCACACCGGGCGGCGACCCAACACCTGGCGCAACTCGACCGGAGTCGAGTTGCGCGCTCGACCCCCAACAACCCGAGCTGACAGCGCTCTATGCCAATCGAGGTCACGACGTGACGGCATTCGAACAACCGACTTTTTGGTTTTACGTGCCCTTGGCTCGAGAGCAGGTAGCAGGCGCGCAGTTCGTTTTGTTGAACGCTACCGAACGAAAAACTCTGCACCGCCATCGCGAGATCGCAGTCCCGAATGCACCCGGTTTCTTCAGCGTGACCTTGCCTCCCGAGGTTGGACTGGAAGCCGGTGGGTTGTATCGCTGGTATTTCCTTCTCGATTGCGCGCCCGATCGCACCGAAGACCCGGACTTGGTCGTCAGCGGATGGGTACGCCGTATGCTCGGAAATCGCTTCCCGATGGGCGGTCCATTGGACAATCCATCCAATGATGCGATCGCGGAGATTGCCGAGCGCCTGGCGGCCGAGCCCGACGATCCAAGCCACCAACAAAGCTGGATGGAGCTGCTCGAAACTCTCGGGCGCGCCGAACTGATTGGCGTACCATTTATCGGGATGGAGTAA
- a CDS encoding RtcB family protein: MPYQQLSLQTPAPVYSWAHHELGAQEVRMAKNVASLPFVFKHVALMPDVHLGKGALVGSAIATRDAVIPAAVGVDIGCGMAALKLPFTSEHLDGKLKPMRRDIEAVVPVGFNENADADKQARNWQGWRGFKDLHRGVQRLEAKALKQLGSLGGGNHFIELCLDTDDGVWLMLHSGSRHIGNRLAQCHIATAKELAKLAVPGLPDPDLAHFVRGTPEFAAYWRDLQWAQDYARYNRRVMLDRCRRVMELHLSGGKPVTPLLAVNCHHNYAEQEIHFGEEVIVTRKGAVRARTGDYGIIPGSMGAQSFIVKGKGNPTSFCSCAHGAGRQLSRTQAKKRFSVDDLVQQTQGIECRKDGGVLDEIPSAYKPIDKVMHQQTDLVEIVATLRQVVCVKG, from the coding sequence ATGCCATACCAACAGCTCTCACTTCAAACCCCTGCCCCCGTTTACTCCTGGGCGCATCACGAACTGGGCGCGCAGGAAGTGCGGATGGCGAAGAACGTGGCATCGCTGCCGTTCGTGTTCAAGCACGTGGCCCTGATGCCAGACGTCCACCTAGGCAAGGGTGCACTCGTCGGCTCGGCGATCGCCACGCGTGATGCCGTGATTCCAGCAGCAGTTGGTGTCGATATCGGCTGCGGCATGGCCGCACTGAAGCTGCCCTTCACGAGCGAGCACCTCGACGGCAAGCTCAAACCTATGCGGCGAGACATTGAAGCCGTCGTCCCGGTCGGGTTCAACGAAAACGCGGATGCTGACAAGCAGGCCCGCAACTGGCAGGGCTGGCGCGGATTCAAGGACCTGCATCGCGGCGTGCAGCGCTTGGAAGCTAAGGCACTCAAGCAACTGGGCTCCCTCGGCGGCGGCAACCACTTTATTGAGTTATGTCTCGACACCGACGATGGTGTGTGGCTGATGCTGCACTCCGGGTCGCGACACATCGGCAACCGCCTCGCCCAATGTCACATCGCGACGGCAAAGGAGTTAGCGAAGCTTGCCGTCCCCGGTTTGCCCGATCCTGATTTGGCGCACTTCGTAAGGGGAACGCCAGAGTTTGCCGCTTACTGGCGGGACCTTCAGTGGGCGCAAGATTACGCGCGTTACAACCGCCGAGTTATGCTCGATCGATGCCGGCGAGTTATGGAGCTGCACCTGTCCGGTGGCAAGCCCGTTACGCCGCTCTTAGCGGTGAACTGCCACCACAACTACGCGGAGCAGGAAATCCATTTCGGCGAAGAAGTCATCGTGACTCGCAAGGGTGCCGTGCGCGCTCGAACTGGCGATTACGGTATTATTCCCGGTTCGATGGGTGCACAATCGTTCATCGTGAAAGGCAAGGGCAATCCAACGAGCTTTTGCAGTTGCGCCCATGGTGCCGGCCGCCAGCTCTCGCGTACCCAGGCGAAGAAGCGCTTTTCTGTAGACGACCTCGTGCAGCAAACGCAGGGGATCGAATGCCGTAAGGACGGGGGCGTCCTCGACGAAATTCCAAGTGCCTACAAGCCGATCGACAAGGTCATGCACCAACAAACAGACCTCGTTGAAATCGTGGCGACGCTGCGCCAGGTGGTTTGCGTCAAGGGTTGA
- the rplU gene encoding 50S ribosomal protein L21, translating into MTYAIVEASGTQLRVEPGRFYDLDRIVTTDDDDRQPLAEGSTFTLDRVLLISHEGEVTVGQPYIEGAVVEGTVLRHFRGKKVIVYKMRPKKKTRKKRGHRQELTRLAIAAIHLNGTAIALAPEVEDEPLATETTVIEIADFDTLRKH; encoded by the coding sequence ATGACTTACGCCATTGTTGAAGCCAGCGGGACGCAATTGCGCGTTGAGCCCGGTCGCTTCTATGACTTGGACCGCATCGTAACGACCGATGATGACGATCGCCAGCCACTCGCCGAAGGCAGCACGTTCACGCTCGATCGCGTGCTGTTGATCTCCCACGAGGGTGAGGTGACTGTCGGCCAACCCTACATCGAAGGCGCGGTCGTCGAAGGGACGGTACTGCGGCACTTCCGGGGCAAGAAGGTCATCGTCTACAAGATGAGACCCAAAAAGAAAACTCGCAAAAAGCGGGGTCACCGACAAGAGCTAACGCGTTTGGCAATCGCAGCAATTCACCTCAATGGCACCGCGATTGCTCTGGCACCGGAAGTAGAGGACGAACCGCTCGCAACCGAAACAACGGTTATAGAGATCGCGGACTTTGACACACTCCGCAAGCATTAG
- the rpmA gene encoding 50S ribosomal protein L27 — MAHKKGTGSTRNGRDSNSKRLGVKRYGGQVVRAGNILVRQRGTRLHPGVNVGRGGDDTLFALIDGIVTFERKGKSRKKVSVYPVPAAGTVEATEAKA; from the coding sequence ATGGCTCACAAGAAAGGAACGGGCAGTACTCGCAACGGCCGCGACTCTAATTCCAAACGCCTGGGCGTCAAGCGCTACGGCGGTCAAGTCGTGCGAGCAGGCAATATTCTCGTGCGCCAACGTGGGACCCGGCTCCATCCCGGCGTGAATGTCGGTCGCGGCGGCGACGACACTTTGTTTGCGTTGATCGACGGGATCGTCACCTTCGAGCGCAAAGGCAAAAGCCGTAAGAAGGTTAGCGTCTATCCGGTTCCTGCGGCCGGAACCGTCGAGGCTACTGAGGCAAAGGCTTAG
- a CDS encoding substrate-binding domain-containing protein — protein MRLPYFSKRTRPLVSIAIAAISVGLAYIPLPGSRRTLVVVSGTELQEPLTLLADRFEATYPTIDLDLRFQGSQDMVNAYVDRAGDVQPTVLIPANGQILEQLRDRMTAQGETEVFWEEPRAIVKTVLVGIAWPERGQVLFPNGRFDWHQLERALQAGHWSALGGAPTWGSFDFVATDPARSNSGQLTLGLWTQAIARGPLTPGSFGTPEATALFGLVRRSVYLPPRSTDILLQEFIARGPNDADVATVYESIALYRWSQAAKTQNGPYRIYYVDPTIETVSTAAIVRRDVGRAQANAARELLDFLTADEQQEIFVRFGFRPVVGKLDLTAVPESPWAQDVPGARVDLPARIEVPLSPEVIAEVQRTWQRAR, from the coding sequence ATGCGCTTACCGTATTTTTCCAAACGCACTCGCCCGCTGGTATCGATCGCAATCGCCGCGATCTCGGTCGGACTTGCCTACATCCCGCTTCCTGGCTCACGGCGCACCCTCGTCGTCGTCAGCGGCACCGAACTCCAAGAACCGTTAACCTTGCTAGCCGATCGCTTCGAGGCAACCTATCCCACTATCGACCTCGACCTGCGTTTTCAGGGCTCCCAAGATATGGTTAACGCCTACGTCGATCGCGCGGGCGACGTTCAACCGACGGTGTTAATTCCGGCCAACGGGCAGATCCTGGAACAATTGCGCGATCGCATGACGGCGCAGGGTGAAACTGAGGTCTTCTGGGAGGAGCCACGCGCGATCGTCAAAACCGTGCTCGTCGGCATTGCCTGGCCCGAACGCGGGCAGGTGCTCTTCCCCAACGGTCGATTCGACTGGCATCAATTGGAACGCGCTCTGCAAGCGGGTCACTGGTCTGCCCTCGGCGGTGCCCCCACGTGGGGCAGCTTCGATTTCGTCGCCACCGACCCGGCGCGCTCGAACAGCGGTCAGCTAACGCTCGGCCTTTGGACCCAGGCGATCGCGAGGGGGCCGCTGACCCCGGGGAGCTTCGGCACTCCGGAAGCAACCGCGCTGTTCGGTCTGGTACGACGCTCGGTCTATCTGCCGCCGCGATCGACCGACATTTTGCTGCAAGAGTTCATCGCTCGCGGCCCCAACGATGCCGACGTTGCGACGGTGTACGAAAGCATCGCCCTCTATCGCTGGTCGCAGGCTGCCAAGACGCAGAACGGACCCTATCGGATCTATTACGTCGATCCCACCATCGAGACTGTGTCCACTGCCGCGATCGTCCGGCGCGATGTGGGCCGCGCGCAAGCTAATGCCGCCCGGGAGTTGCTGGACTTCCTAACTGCAGACGAGCAGCAGGAGATCTTCGTGCGCTTCGGATTCCGTCCGGTCGTCGGCAAACTCGACCTTACTGCCGTGCCGGAAAGCCCCTGGGCACAGGACGTTCCGGGCGCGCGGGTCGATCTACCCGCTCGCATTGAGGTACCCCTCTCTCCGGAAGTCATCGCTGAGGTTCAACGAACCTGGCAGAGAGCCCGCTGA
- a CDS encoding extracellular solute-binding protein produces the protein MNFSIKRFLQSRQAIVLLGAIGSTVLGGCWILPGPNGNGGRRSGLEIKFLAGSALDHFCEEAAERLNARNPRLDDGTQYYLSCEVLGSGDVVSSVTDLGRQLRNGTIEADDPAFPTLVSVDGGIYHALSIYQIDRIFPGQNYIPGLTDAPLLAYSPMVLLARSDIADGLRQVPDPYGAIAQFDNHRDIDPSSPPLPVRFVHTAPTRSNSGLQTLVAQFAAVTGKRPEEIDISDVKQYQDQVRAIQAKITRYGTSTSSLARDMVQNGPFWASTGSVYESLVIRANTEATDGTRYEAIYPAATYTSNMRAILPNAPWVSDRERAAALAIIEFLRSPQIQEIATDLGLRPGVPGVPLSAKFDESYGVIANPQYDSYRPPQPEVVAAMLESWQLFAKKSSQVVVVVDVSGSMRGKKLAAVQNTLLSYINNLGPKEQITIVPFSSDIGEPVLVDGTPAGRDRGIQFVSRLRGSGGTRLYDATLFARDWLQSNYREDAINAVLVLTDGDDTDSQLPFGGLQQRLESSNFESDRGVAVFTIGYGGSGGFNPDLLKQLAHTNGGYYSEGDPETIVSLMADLQLEF, from the coding sequence ATGAATTTTTCAATAAAACGGTTTTTACAGTCGCGCCAGGCGATCGTGCTATTGGGCGCGATCGGATCGACCGTGCTCGGTGGCTGCTGGATACTCCCAGGACCAAACGGTAACGGGGGTCGCCGCAGCGGTTTAGAAATTAAGTTCCTAGCCGGAAGTGCTCTGGACCACTTTTGCGAAGAGGCAGCAGAGCGGCTGAACGCGCGGAATCCTCGCCTGGATGACGGCACGCAGTATTACCTGAGCTGCGAAGTACTGGGTAGCGGCGATGTTGTTTCAAGCGTGACCGATCTCGGACGGCAGTTACGCAATGGCACCATCGAAGCCGACGATCCTGCATTTCCCACCCTGGTATCGGTCGACGGCGGCATTTATCACGCTTTGTCGATCTACCAGATAGATCGGATCTTCCCCGGGCAAAACTACATTCCCGGTTTAACCGACGCGCCGCTGCTTGCATACAGCCCGATGGTATTACTCGCACGGTCGGATATTGCTGACGGACTGCGGCAAGTCCCCGATCCATATGGGGCAATCGCGCAATTCGACAACCATCGCGATATCGATCCCAGCAGCCCGCCGCTGCCGGTGCGCTTCGTACACACCGCGCCGACGCGCTCGAACTCCGGCTTGCAAACTCTCGTGGCGCAATTTGCGGCCGTGACCGGTAAGCGCCCGGAAGAGATCGATATTTCCGATGTGAAGCAATACCAAGACCAAGTGCGCGCGATCCAGGCTAAAATCACTCGCTACGGTACTTCAACGAGTTCGCTGGCGCGGGACATGGTGCAAAACGGACCGTTCTGGGCGTCGACGGGGTCAGTGTACGAATCGCTGGTAATTCGCGCGAATACGGAAGCGACCGACGGCACGCGCTACGAAGCCATCTATCCGGCCGCGACCTATACCTCGAACATGCGCGCAATTTTACCGAACGCGCCATGGGTGAGCGATCGAGAGCGCGCTGCCGCCCTAGCCATCATCGAGTTCTTGCGATCGCCCCAAATCCAAGAAATTGCCACCGATTTGGGACTGCGCCCGGGGGTCCCTGGCGTGCCCCTGAGTGCCAAGTTCGATGAAAGCTATGGCGTCATTGCCAACCCGCAATACGACTCCTACCGACCGCCGCAACCGGAAGTTGTGGCAGCGATGCTGGAAAGCTGGCAGCTCTTTGCAAAGAAATCCTCGCAAGTCGTCGTGGTTGTAGACGTCTCCGGTTCGATGCGCGGCAAGAAGCTAGCTGCAGTGCAAAATACGCTGCTGAGCTACATCAACAATTTAGGACCCAAGGAGCAAATTACGATCGTGCCGTTCAGTAGCGATATCGGCGAGCCGGTGCTCGTGGACGGGACGCCCGCAGGACGCGATCGCGGCATTCAGTTCGTCAGCCGCCTGCGCGGGAGCGGCGGGACGCGATTGTACGACGCCACGCTGTTTGCTCGCGACTGGCTGCAGAGCAACTACCGCGAAGATGCTATTAACGCCGTGTTGGTCCTAACCGACGGGGACGATACCGACTCGCAACTGCCCTTCGGCGGACTGCAGCAGCGTTTAGAGAGTTCCAACTTCGAGAGCGATCGCGGCGTCGCCGTTTTCACCATTGGCTATGGCGGTAGCGGTGGATTCAATCCCGATCTCTTGAAACAGCTCGCCCACACTAACGGCGGGTACTATAGCGAAGGCGATCCCGAAACCATCGTCAGTTTGATGGCCGACTTGCAACTAGAGTTTTAG
- a CDS encoding shikimate dehydrogenase, with the protein MHLITGRTQLLGVIGAPVEHSLSPVMHNAAIAALGLDYIYVPLSVAVGDLPRAMAGFEAIALVGFNATIPHKQDLLPLLTEISPTARQVGAVNTVWRTATGWAGTNTDAAGFVAPLREHRDRDWQQVVPVILGNGGAARAVVVGCAQLGCRRVVVVGRNPDKLATFQASWQDVELSAKVDTCTWDVLPELLATTELLVHTTPVGMTPHPDRLPVDASTLARLQPGAIAYDLIYTPRPTRFLEVARGSGAIAIDGLEMLVQQGAASLELWLQQPVPVDIMRRALDDYLIEKT; encoded by the coding sequence ATGCATCTCATTACCGGTCGCACGCAACTTCTCGGCGTCATCGGCGCTCCGGTCGAACACTCGCTATCGCCCGTGATGCACAATGCCGCGATTGCTGCTCTCGGACTCGACTACATTTACGTTCCTTTATCAGTGGCAGTCGGTGACCTGCCGCGGGCAATGGCAGGCTTTGAAGCGATCGCGCTCGTCGGCTTCAATGCAACGATTCCGCACAAGCAAGACTTGCTGCCGCTGTTGACAGAGATTTCACCAACCGCAAGACAAGTAGGCGCGGTTAACACGGTGTGGCGGACGGCAACGGGCTGGGCGGGGACGAATACTGATGCAGCGGGGTTTGTGGCGCCGCTGCGAGAGCATCGCGATCGCGACTGGCAACAGGTCGTCCCGGTCATTCTCGGCAACGGCGGCGCGGCCCGAGCGGTGGTAGTTGGTTGCGCGCAGCTGGGCTGCCGCCGAGTTGTGGTGGTCGGGCGCAACCCGGACAAGCTGGCAACCTTCCAGGCAAGCTGGCAGGATGTCGAACTGAGCGCGAAGGTTGATACTTGCACGTGGGACGTATTGCCCGAACTTCTAGCAACAACGGAGCTGCTAGTCCACACCACGCCAGTCGGCATGACCCCCCACCCCGATCGCTTGCCAGTCGATGCATCGACACTCGCGCGCTTGCAGCCGGGCGCGATCGCCTACGACTTGATATACACGCCGCGTCCGACCCGCTTTCTGGAGGTGGCGCGGGGCTCCGGCGCGATCGCGATCGACGGGCTGGAAATGCTCGTGCAGCAGGGGGCTGCTTCCCTGGAACTTTGGCTACAGCAACCGGTCCCCGTAGACATCATGCGCCGCGCCCTCGACGATTATTTGATTGAGAAAACATAA
- the miaB gene encoding tRNA (N6-isopentenyl adenosine(37)-C2)-methylthiotransferase MiaB gives MTDADRRYHITTFGCQMNKADSERMAGILDALGWHACNDPDRADLVLYNTCTIRDNAEQKVYSYLGRQAKRKRDRPDLTLVVAGCVAQQEGEALLRRVPELDLVMGPQHANRLGDLLEQVFAGNQVVATEPIHIVEDITKPRRDSTVTAWVNVIYGCNERCTYCVVPNVRGIEQSRYPEVIRAEMEVLGQQGFKEVTLLGQNIDAYGRDLPGSTPEGRHQYTLTDLLYYVCDVPGIERIRFATSHPRYFNERLIRACAELPTVCEHFHVPFQSGDDDILRAMSRGYTRDRYRRVVDKIRRYLPDAAISADAIVGFPGETEAQFQNTMDLVAEIGFDQLNTAAYSPRPGTPAATHPDQIDEETKRDRLQRLNHLVAIEAAERSLRYANRIEEILVEGQNPKDPTQVMGRTRTNRLTFAPGDIGLLKGQLARVRISQVRAFSLTGELLPVDDRQVLPALV, from the coding sequence ATGACCGACGCCGATCGCCGCTACCACATCACCACGTTCGGCTGTCAAATGAACAAAGCCGACTCGGAGCGCATGGCCGGCATATTGGACGCACTCGGCTGGCACGCCTGTAACGATCCCGATCGCGCCGATCTCGTTCTCTACAACACCTGTACGATCCGCGATAACGCCGAGCAGAAAGTTTATTCCTATCTCGGGCGGCAAGCCAAGCGCAAGCGCGATCGCCCCGACCTCACTCTGGTTGTCGCCGGGTGCGTCGCCCAACAAGAGGGCGAAGCACTGTTGCGCCGCGTGCCGGAACTGGACTTGGTGATGGGACCCCAGCACGCCAACCGACTTGGCGACTTGCTCGAACAAGTGTTTGCTGGCAATCAAGTTGTCGCGACCGAACCGATTCACATCGTCGAAGACATCACAAAACCCCGCCGCGATAGCACCGTCACCGCCTGGGTCAATGTCATCTATGGCTGTAACGAGCGCTGCACGTATTGTGTCGTCCCCAATGTGCGCGGCATCGAACAATCTCGCTATCCCGAAGTCATTCGCGCCGAGATGGAAGTCCTCGGGCAGCAGGGATTCAAAGAAGTGACGTTACTCGGTCAAAACATCGACGCCTACGGTCGCGACCTCCCCGGCTCTACACCTGAGGGGCGGCACCAATATACGCTGACGGATTTGCTCTATTACGTTTGTGACGTGCCGGGTATCGAACGCATCCGCTTCGCCACCAGCCACCCCCGCTACTTCAACGAACGCTTGATTCGGGCCTGTGCCGAACTGCCGACAGTCTGCGAGCACTTCCACGTGCCATTTCAATCCGGCGACGACGACATTCTTCGCGCCATGTCACGCGGCTACACGCGCGATCGCTACCGTCGCGTTGTCGATAAGATCCGCCGCTATTTGCCCGACGCTGCTATCAGCGCTGACGCGATCGTCGGCTTCCCGGGCGAAACCGAAGCCCAATTCCAGAACACAATGGATTTGGTCGCTGAAATCGGCTTCGACCAACTCAATACCGCTGCTTACTCGCCGCGACCCGGCACGCCGGCGGCAACTCATCCCGACCAAATCGATGAGGAAACGAAACGCGATCGCCTGCAGCGTCTCAACCATCTAGTCGCCATCGAAGCGGCCGAGCGATCGCTGCGCTACGCCAACCGCATCGAAGAGATTCTCGTCGAAGGACAAAACCCCAAAGACCCAACCCAAGTGATGGGGCGCACCCGCACCAACCGCTTAACCTTTGCGCCTGGCGATATCGGATTGTTGAAAGGGCAGCTCGCGCGCGTGCGTATCTCTCAAGTACGTGCCTTTAGCCTAACGGGCGAACTCCTGCCGGTGGACGATCGCCAAGTTCTTCCAGCGCTAGTCTAG
- a CDS encoding MraY family glycosyltransferase produces MPLASQPGSIYLLAAVSFLISLGAVRSIEVRWGSQLLDVPNERSSHKQPTPRGGGLGFVVAFAIASAVFALVDRAAAPIFWHLWTVLLPLSVVGILDDRGNVPAGARYLVQLSAAGLAVYWFGAFPQPWLSAWGSIGTAIAWVLTAIGFTALVNFYNFMDGLDGLVAGSTALQLGFLATATEEPLWGLLVASLLGFLVRNWSPAKIFMGDVGSTVLGACVAIALLNVSEPAPAWTLLAVTLPLVGDAVYTLARRLLRGENIFQAHRTHLYQRLQQSGWSHASVAATYLALTATAALAIAALGSTGGWLCLGGEAIALSIGEGYLRSRQQVPA; encoded by the coding sequence ATGCCTCTTGCGTCTCAGCCCGGATCGATCTATCTCCTTGCCGCTGTCAGTTTTCTCATCAGCTTAGGTGCCGTCCGCTCCATCGAGGTGCGCTGGGGATCGCAGCTACTCGACGTGCCAAACGAGCGCAGTTCCCACAAACAACCGACGCCGCGTGGGGGAGGGTTGGGCTTCGTGGTTGCATTCGCGATCGCCAGTGCGGTCTTTGCGCTCGTGGATCGCGCTGCTGCGCCGATCTTCTGGCATCTCTGGACGGTACTTTTACCCCTGTCAGTAGTTGGCATCCTCGACGATCGCGGCAACGTTCCGGCAGGTGCGCGCTACCTCGTGCAACTCTCTGCGGCCGGACTGGCAGTCTATTGGTTCGGCGCGTTCCCGCAACCGTGGTTGAGTGCTTGGGGCAGCATCGGCACGGCGATCGCCTGGGTGCTCACAGCAATCGGGTTCACAGCCCTGGTCAACTTCTACAACTTCATGGACGGCCTGGACGGCCTGGTTGCCGGTTCGACAGCCTTACAGCTTGGTTTCCTGGCAACCGCTACGGAAGAGCCGCTATGGGGGTTGTTAGTGGCATCGCTGCTCGGATTCCTGGTACGGAATTGGTCGCCGGCAAAAATTTTCATGGGCGATGTGGGCTCTACGGTGCTCGGCGCGTGCGTGGCAATCGCGTTGCTGAATGTTTCCGAGCCCGCTCCAGCGTGGACGCTGCTGGCAGTCACGCTGCCGCTAGTCGGCGATGCCGTCTACACCTTGGCGCGACGGCTGCTGCGCGGCGAAAATATCTTCCAGGCACATCGCACCCATCTGTATCAGCGCCTGCAACAAAGCGGGTGGTCCCACGCGAGCGTTGCCGCGACTTATCTAGCTCTAACAGCAACAGCTGCCCTAGCAATCGCGGCTCTCGGAAGCACCGGCGGCTGGCTTTGCCTGGGTGGGGAGGCGATCGCGCTCTCGATCGGGGAAGGCTACCTGCGATCGCGCCAGCAAGTTCCGGCCTAG